In one window of Deltaproteobacteria bacterium DNA:
- a CDS encoding porin family protein, protein MLKKTLLAIVCLAVALPVVPAFAEDGKYYEPTYGSRYGHGTVKKPLSVGLGLSYVLEMLDINDLTEEIKPVGLDADFDNTFGARLSIGYKFTGIFGAEFTLDWMDKFEWSGSYIYGGKPVSADMGVDVQMAMLSGRLQPPIGKLDWFSPYFTIGGGAMMGEVQTNAKVYGKSRTFINWECHPVTRIGAGVDFFVTDSISLGLDTSYYWGWNEWDEIKFLSVTGNTAYHF, encoded by the coding sequence ATGTTGAAAAAAACCCTCTTGGCCATAGTCTGCCTGGCCGTCGCCCTGCCCGTTGTTCCGGCTTTCGCGGAGGACGGCAAATATTACGAGCCCACCTACGGCTCGCGTTACGGGCACGGCACGGTCAAAAAGCCCCTTTCCGTGGGCCTGGGCCTTTCCTACGTCCTTGAAATGCTCGACATAAACGATCTCACCGAAGAAATTAAGCCCGTGGGCCTGGACGCCGACTTCGACAACACCTTCGGGGCCCGGCTATCCATAGGCTACAAGTTCACGGGCATTTTCGGGGCGGAATTCACCCTGGACTGGATGGACAAGTTCGAATGGAGCGGCTCCTACATCTACGGCGGAAAACCCGTCAGCGCCGACATGGGCGTGGACGTGCAGATGGCCATGCTTTCGGGCCGCCTCCAGCCGCCCATCGGCAAGCTCGACTGGTTTTCACCCTATTTCACCATAGGGGGCGGGGCCATGATGGGCGAGGTCCAAACCAACGCCAAGGTCTACGGCAAGAGCCGCACCTTCATCAACTGGGAGTGCCACCCCGTAACCCGAATCGGCGCGGGCGTCGACTTTTTCGTCACCGACTCCATCTCCCTGGGTCTCGACACCTCCTATTACTGGGGCTGGAACGAGTGGGACGAGATCAAGTTCCTCTCCGTCACCGGAAACACGGCCTATCATTTCTGA
- a CDS encoding transcriptional repressor, which yields MKKNTKERQKHGKKLGNTGHSKELGEFYRLFRDEGIERVEDRLKVLTAFLSSEEHMSAARLTQMLEEGGHPFDIEFVRETLRLLCRYGFAQRHHFEGGKSLYEHRHLGHHHDHFICTRCGAITEFYDEALEKLQANIARKHGFRVLQHRMELYGLCENCNKDRFRPLSLTAAKAGETVVIRELSGGSEARRRLLSMGLRTGDVLEVLINTGDGQVVVVVDGRRYALGRGLAEKIFVAAHVQ from the coding sequence ATGAAAAAGAACACAAAAGAACGACAGAAGCACGGAAAAAAATTGGGAAACACTGGCCACAGCAAGGAACTGGGGGAGTTTTACAGGCTCTTCCGGGACGAGGGAATCGAGAGGGTGGAGGACCGCCTGAAGGTGCTTACGGCCTTTCTCTCCTCAGAGGAGCACATGAGTGCGGCCCGACTCACCCAGATGCTGGAGGAGGGCGGGCATCCCTTCGACATCGAGTTCGTGCGGGAAACCCTGCGCCTCCTGTGCCGCTACGGCTTCGCCCAGCGCCACCATTTCGAGGGCGGCAAAAGCCTGTACGAGCACCGGCACTTGGGCCACCACCACGACCATTTCATCTGCACCCGCTGCGGGGCCATCACCGAATTTTACGACGAGGCCCTGGAGAAACTCCAGGCCAATATAGCCAGAAAACACGGTTTTAGGGTTCTCCAGCACCGCATGGAGCTTTACGGCCTGTGCGAAAACTGCAACAAGGACCGCTTCCGGCCCCTTTCCCTCACGGCGGCCAAGGCCGGCGAAACGGTGGTGATAAGGGAGCTTTCGGGCGGAAGCGAGGCAAGGCGAAGGCTTTTGAGCATGGGGCTTAGGACCGGCGACGTACTGGAGGTCCTCATCAACACCGGAGACGGCCAGGTGGTGGTGGTGGTGGATGGCAGGCGCTACGCCCTTGGCCGGGGCCTTGCGGAAAAAATCTTCGTGGCGGCGCACGTTCAGTAG